A window of Kineococcus sp. NBC_00420 genomic DNA:
CCTCGTCGCGCAGCACCAGCCCGCCGCCGATCCCCGCCCCGACGTGGACGTAGAGGAAGCTGCGCCCCGTGCGGCGCGAACGCCACAGGTCCCCGACCGCGGCGGCGGTCGCGTCGTTCTCCACCAGGACGGGCAACCCGGTGGCCCGCAGGAGCAGGTCCGCGATGGCGACCCCGCGCCACCCGGGGAGGTTGATCGCCGAACTGCGCACCGGTCCGGCGAAGTCCAGGGGCCCGGGGACGGCGACACCGACCCCGCGGACCCCCACCGCACCCGTGGTGTCGATCAACCGGCGGACGAGGCCGGCCGCGTGGGCCACCACGAGTTCTACGGGGGCCTCCGGATCGGGCAGGGGTTCGCGGTCGACCCCGACCACCACCCCGGACAGGTCCAGCAGCACGGCGTCGACGTGCTCGCGCTCGAACTGGACGCCCACGGCCAGCGCGGCCCCCGGGCGCACCGACAGGGCCGTGCGCGGCTTGCCCGCCCCGCGCACCGCCCCCGGACCCGTACCGGGGCGCAGCAGGGCCACTCCTTCCTGGACGAGACCGCGCTCCACCAGGCGCCGGACGATGTTCGAGACCGTCTGCAGCGTCAGCCCGCTCGCGCCGGCCAGGTCCGTGCGGGACGTGCCGGGGTGGCGCCGGATGCCGTCGAGCACCACCGCCTGGTTGTAGTCGCCCACCCAGGGCAGGTTCGTGCCACGTCGCACCACGCCTCCTCGCGCTCGGCGACCCCCTTGGGATCGTTCCCAGAATCATGCGTCCGATCCGTTGACACGGTCAATCCACTGGATTTACTTTCCTGACACGGAACGGCGCACCGGAGCTCCACCGGCCGGCGCGCACCATCGGACACCGCCACGAGGGAGTGGGTTGTGCGTCGTCGTAACTTCCTGACAGCTACCGGCCTGGGCGCCGGCACCCTGCTCGGAACCGCAGCCTGTGGTGGCGGTTCCCAGTCCGGAGACGACTCCGGGGGCAAGGGGATCAAGGTCGCCTACCAGCAGTGGGGCTCGGGCACGGTGATGAAGGACTACCTCACCGGCGTCAAGGCCGCCTACGAGAAGGCGAACGCGGGCAAGACCATGGAGCTGCAGCCCATCGTCGCCTCCGAGAACGACTACTACACGAAGCTCCAGCTGATGATGCGCTCGCCGCGCACGTCGCCCGACATCGTGTACGAGGACACCTTCCTCATCAACTCCGACATCACCGCCGGGTACCTGCAGCCGCTGGACAGCTACCTGGACAAGTGGGAGGAGTGGGACCAGTTCCAGGACGTCGCCAAGGGGGCCGCGAAGGCCGCCGACGGCAAGACCTACGGGGTGCCGGACGGCACCGACACCCGTGCGCTCTGGTACAACAAGAAGCTCTTCGCGCAGGCCGGCCTGCCCGAGACCTGGACGCCGGGCAGCTGGGACGACATCCTCACCGCCGCCCGCCAGATCAAGGCGAAACTGCCGAACGTCACGCCGATCAACGTCTACGCCGGCAAGGCCGCCGGTGAGGCCGCGTCGATGCAGGGTTTCGAGATGATCTTCTACGGGACCGGTTCGACGCTCTACGACGCGGACAAGGACAAGTGGAACGTGGGGAGTTCCGACTTCAAGGACGCCCTCACCTTCCTCAAGACCCTCTTCGACGAGAAGCTCGCCCCGGACCCCACGATCGCCCTGGACGCCCAGGTCGGCACCCGGGTCCAGGAGGAGTTCCTGCCCGGCAGCACGCTGGCCATCGACCTCGACGGGTCGTGGGTGTCGAGCACCTGGCTCCCCACCGGCGGCAAGCCGTGGACGGAGTGGAACGACACCATGGGCCAGGCCCCGATGCCCACGAAGGACGGTTCGGGCGAAGGCAGCATCAGCATGTCCGGCGGCTGGACCTGGGCCATGACCAAGAACGCGTCCAACGCCGAGGACGCCTGGAAGGTCATCTCGACGCTGACGTCGTTCGAGAACAACCTCAAGTACAACATCAACTCCGCGGCCGTCGCCGTGCGCAAGGACGTCGCGGCCGACGCCGACTACACCGGTTCCAACCCCACGCTGGAGTTCTTCTCCAGCCTGGTCCCGGTCACGCAGTACCGCCCGCAGAACACCGACTACCCCCGGGTGTCCAACGAGATCCAGGTCGCGATGGAAGCCGTCGTCACCGGCCAGGCCAGCGTCGAGGACGCCGCGAAGGCGTACGACGAGGCGGTCAAGGGGATCGTCGGCGAGGACAAGACCGCGACGCTCTGAGCGTCGTCCCGAGCAGGAAGGAGGTCCCGTGGCCACCATCACCCGTCCGAACCCGGGAACACCCGGAGGGCCTGAACTCCGGCGCAGGACCCACCCGATCTCGGTGGACATCGCCCGGGCCCTCCCCCTGACGCCGGCGGTCCTGCTGCTGCTGGTGTTCCTGGCCGGCCCGATCCTGTGGTGCATCTACGCCGCGTTCACCAACACGGCGCTCACCGGCGCAGGATCGGGCAACACCCAGTTCGTCGGCCTGGACAACTTCCGGGCCGCGTTCAGCAGTGACACGTTCCGCAACTCCGTCGTGCTGACCCTGGTCTTCACGTTCCTGTCGGCCGTCGTGGGGCAGAACCTCCTCGGTCTCGGTCTCGCGCTGCTGCAGAAGCGGTCCGCGAAGGCGGTCCGCACCCTGGTGGGCATCACCGTCATCGGCGCCTGGGTCATCCCCGAGGTCGTCGCCGGCTACGTCTGGTACGCGTTCCTCGCCAAGGACGGAACCCTCAACGAGATCCTCGGGACGCTGGGACTGGGCCAGAACTGGCTCTACACCCTGCCGATCATCGCGGTCTCGCTGGCCAACGTCTGGCGCGGGACGGCGTTCTCGATGCTCGTCTACAACGCCGCCCTCTCCGAGATCCCCCAGGAGATCGAGGAGGCCGCCGAGATGGACGGGGCGACCGGTTGGCGGCGTCTCCGCTGGGTCACGGTCCCGATGATCAAGCGCACCGTGACGACGAACCTCATGCTCATCACGTTGCAGACGCTGTCCGTGTTCGGCCTCATCTACACGATGACCCGGGGCGGTCCCGGCACCAAGAGCCAGACCCTGCCGCTCTACATGTACGAGCAGGCCTTCTCCTTCAGTCAGATCGGCTACGGCACCGCCATCGCGCTCGTCCTGCTCGCGGTCGGCGGCGTCTTCTCCATCATCTACATGCGCCTGCTGCGCGAGGACTGACGCCCATGACCACCGAGACCCCCACCCCTGCGCTCAGCACGACCAAGCTCACGGTCGGCTCGAACAAACCCGTCGGGCCCCGTACCCGGGTCGCCGCCGGCGTCATCAACCTCGTCACGGCCGTCCTCGGGATCATGTTCCTGGTCCCCCTGCTGTGGGTCGTCTTCGCCGCGTTCAACTCCCAGGCCGGCCTCAAGCTGGAGTGGCCGGGGTCGAACTTCAGCCTCGACAACTTCCGGGCCATCCTCACCCCGGAGACGACCTACCGGCCGATGTGGAACGGGCTGGTCCTCTGCGTGGGCTCGACGGTCATCGCGATCGCGGTGGCGACGCTCGCCGCCTACCCGCTGTCGCGGTTCAACACCCGCTACAAGCGCCCGTTCCTGCTGACCATCCTGTTCTCGACCGGGCTGCCGATCACGGCCATCATGGTTCCGGTCTACGGCCTGTTCGTGCAGCTCAACCTCATCGACACCATCAGCGGCACGGTCGCGTTCATGGCGACGACCGCGCTGCCGATGTCGATCTTCCTCATGAAGAACTTCATGGACGGCGTCCCGCTCACCCTCGAGGAAGCCGCCTGGACCGACGGCGCGAACTCGATGCAGACGCTGCGCCACATCGTGCTGCCGTTGATGTGGCCGGGGATGTCGGTCGTGACGATCTTCACGTTCATCGGGATGTGGGGGAACTTCTTCATCCCCTTCATCCTGCTGCTCTCCCCCGACCGACTGCCGGCCTCGGTGAGCATCTTCACCTTCTTCGGCCAGTACGGTTCGGTCCAGTGGGGCCAGCTCGCGGCCTACTCGATCCTCTACACGCTGCCGGTCGTCATCCTGTACGTGCTGCTCTCCCGCCGCCTCGGCGGGGCGTTCAACTTCGGTGGCGCGCTCAAGGGCTGACCCACGACGGAGCCTCCGCACTTCTCGGTGCGGGGGCTTCCGCCTGTCCGGGCCGGGTCACCCGACGGACACCTCACCCACCGACGCTGGACGTCCAGGCGAGGAGGTGCGGGGTCGCCTGCAACAGCGAACCCACGACGACGTGCGCGGCGGCGAGGTCCGCCGCCGGGTGCGACGTCGTCACCGCGACGACCCGCATCCCGGCGGCGCGTCCCGCCTCGATCCCCGCCGGGGCGTCCTCCACGACGAGGCAGTCCCCCGGCGCGACGCCGAGGAGCCGCGCCGCCAGCAGGTACCCCTCGGGGTCGGGTTTGCCCACGTACACGGCCGACCCGTCCACCAGCACCGACGGGACCGGCAGCGCCCCCGCCCGCAACCGCGCCCGCACCGTCCCGGCGTCGCCGGAGGTCACGACCGCCCAGCTCCCGGCCGGGAGCGCGGCCAGCAGCGGCGCGGCGTCGGGGAACACCGGGAAGGCCCCGGGCAGTTCCTCGACGAACTCCCGCAGGCGGGTGTGCTCGGCCACCGGGTCGAGGTGTGGCGCGACGGCGGCGATGGTGTCGACCGGCCGACGGGCGTGGGTCGCGGCGTGCACGAGAACAGGATCGAGAGCGTGCAGCGCGGACCAGCGGTCCCAGACGCTGCGGTAGCCCGCGTGGGAGTCCACCAGGACGCCGTCGGCGTCGAAGAGGACCGCCCGGGCAGGGCTCACCAGTGCGCCGTGCGCGGGACCGGCTGGCACCCGGGGCAGGAGAACGACGACCGGTTCATGAACGCGTCACGGCGCACCAGCGATCCGCACCGCGGGCATGGCCGGCCCAGCTGCCCGTAGACGGCCAGCGACCGGTCGAAGTACCCGCTCGCACCGTTCACGTTGACGTACAACGCGTCGAAGCTCGTCCCACCCGCGTCCAGCGCCGCGCTCATCACCTCCCGCAATCCCGCCAGCAGCGCGGCGGCCTGGGGCCGGGTGATGGACCGGGTCGGCCGGGCGTAGTGCAGCTTCGCCCGCCACAGCGACTCGTCGGCGTAGATGTTGCCCACCCCCGAGACGAGGGTCTGGTCCAGCAGGGCCCGCTTCAGCCCGGTCGTCTTCTCCCGCAGGCGCTTCGCGAAGAGGGCGTCGTCGAAGGCGGGGTCGAGGGGATCGCGGGCGATGTGCGCGACCGGAGCGGGCAGGAACCTCGACCACGAGGCGTCGGAGGACTCCCCGAGCCCACCCAGACCACCGTCGGGCGTCCCCACCAGCGGCACGACGGCGACCCCGCCGAACGTCCGCTGGTCGACGAAGCGCAGTTCCTCGCCGTCGTCGTCGAACGTCCACACGGCACGGAGGTGCTTCTCCGGCGGCGCGTCGGCGGCCTCGACGAGCAGCTGACCGCTCATCCCGAGGTGCACGACCATCGCCTCCTCGGCGTGACCGTCGGCGTCGGCGAGCGGCAACCAGAGGAACTTCCCGCGGCGCACGGCGTCGGCGACGACGAGGCCGTTGGTGCGGGCGGCGGCGTCCTCCGGCCCGGCGACGTGGCGACGGATCGCGCGGGCGTTCAGGAACCTCGTGGTCGAGACCGTCCGTCCGAGCACCCAACGGGCCACCCCACGACGAACGACCTCGACCTCGGGGAGTTCGGGCACGAGATCAGTGCGCGGCGCGCTGCGCGGCCGCGGCCGTGGCCTCGCGCAACGCCTCGACGGCGGCCGAGGCCGCCTTCTGCTCGGCTTCCTTCTTGCTGCGTCCCTCACCGTGCCCCAGCGCGGTACCCCCCACCACCGCGTCGGCGGTGAAGTTCTTCGCGTGGTCGGGGCCGGAGTCGGTGATGGCGTAGGACGGCACCCCGAGGCCCTCGGCCGCGGTGAGTTCCTGCAACGCCGTCTTCCAGTCCGTCCCGGCCCCGAGACGTTCGGAGGACTCCATGAGCGGCGAGGTCAGGCGCAGGACGAAGTCCTGGGCGCCGTCCATCCCGACCGAGAGGAACGCCGCCCCGATGACGGCCTCCATGGTGTCGGCCAGGATCGAGTTCTTGTCCCGGCCGCCGGTGCCGAGCTCGCCCTTGCCGAGACGCACGTGGTCGCCGAGGTCGAGCCCGCGGGCGATGTCCGCGAGGGCGCGGGAGTTCACGACCGCGGCCCGCAGCTTGGCGAGCCGGCCCTCGGAGACGTCCGCGTAGCGGGTGTAGAGCTCGTGGGTCACCACGAGCCCGAGCACCGAGTCCCCGAGGAACTCGAGGCGCTCGTTGGTCGGCAACCCGCCCTTCTCGTACGCGTACGAGCGGTGGGTCAGCGCGAGTTCCAGGAGGTCGGCGTCGATCTCCACGCCCAGAGCAGCAGTCAGCCGGGCGGCGTCACCGACGCCGCCCGGCGTGACTGCGGGCGCCTGCTGAGCGGTCAGCTCAGAGGTCCTTGACCTTGCGGCCCTTGTACTCCAGGTACAGCGGGGTGCCGGCGGAGTCGGTGACGACCCGGGCGGTGTGCGGACGCGAGTACGCGACCTGGCCGCGCACGTTGCTGCGGACCAGCGTCTCTTCGGTCGCCTTCCACTGCGAACGGCGGGCGCGGGTGTTGCTGCGGGACATCTTCCGCTTCGGGACTGCCACGATCAGCTCTTCTCTCTGGTTCCGGACGGGGAGTCGTCACTGCTCTCGAGCAGGGACTGCAAAGCGGCCCACCGGGGGTCCGCCGGTTCTTCGGTGAGCGGCGCCTGCTCGGAGACACCGATCTCGTAGTCCTGCTGGCAGGGGCCGTCGCACACGGGCTGGAACGGCAGTTCCAGCACGATCGCGTCACGGACCGCGGGTTCGAGGTCGACGAGCTCGCCCTGGGCGACCTCACGGATCTCGTCCTCGTCGTCCGCCAGCTCCAGCGGCTTCTTGCCGGGGTAGGCGAACAGCTCCTGCACCGTGACCTCGAGGTCCTGCGTCACCTCGGCGAGGCAACGACCGCACTCCCCGACGGCGGTGCCACGGACGGTGCCCGAGACGAGCACACCCTCCATGACGGCTTCCAGCCGCAGGTCGAGTTCGAGGTCGGCTCCCTCGGGGACACCGATGACGGCGATCCCGAGTTCGGCCGGTGCCGGGACGGTGCGCTGCAGGGTGCGCATCGTGCCGGGCCGACGGCCCAGGTCGTGCGTGGACAGCACGAGCGGAGCGTTCGGGTCCAGCTGACCTTCGTGCACCTTCTGCTTGCTCACGTCCACACCTCCGCTGGAACTCGATCGACACACCACAAGACCCCGTCGCTGGTGGCAGAACCACACGCGCCGAGGTCGCCCCCAAGGGTAACCGAGGGTGTGCCCTGCGACCCAATCGTGCTCAGGACGACGTGCTCTCGTCCTCGGAGGTCTCCGACGACGTCGCGGTGGCCCCCTCGGGGACCTCGTCCTCGCCCCCGCGGACCTTCAGCCGGTCGCGTCCACGGTGGGCCTGCTGCTTGAGCCGGTCCAGCTCCTCTTCGAAGTCGGAGAGCTTGCGGTCGACCCACGCGTCGGCGTCGACCCGCAGGCGCTTGGCCTCGTCGCGGGCGGACAGGACGATGTGGTCGGCGCGTTCGCGCGAGGCCTTCGTGACGGCCTGCGCGTCCACGAGCTCCTCGGCCCGCTCGCGGGCCTGCGCGAGCACCTGGTCGGCGTCGGACCGGGCGGCCGCGAGGACCTCGTCGCGCTGGGCCAGGACGTCACCGGCCTGCTGGACCTCGGCCGGCAGCAGCCGGCGCACCTCCGAGACCAGGGCGAGCAGCTGCTCGCGGTCGACCATCACCGACGACGACAGCGGGACCCCGCGCGCTCCCGACACGAGCGCGGCGAGCTCGCCGAGCTTCTCGTGCACCTCCACAGCCACAGCCTTTCGTTGCTTCTCAGCGTTCTCAGGACGTTCGTCCTCAGGGACGTCCCGGGTCCGCATTCTCCCCCAGCCGGGCGACCAACGCGGTGCGCACCGCCGCAGGCACCAGACCGGAGACGTCGCCGCCGTAGCGGGCGACCTCCTTGACCAGCGAGCTCGACACGTGCTGGACGCGCGGGTCACCCACCAGGAACACCGTCTCCACGTCGGCCAGGTGCCGGTTCATCAGCGCCATCGGCAGCTCGTAGGCGTAGTCGCCGCTACCGCGCAGGCCCTTCACCACGACCGGGGCGCCGAGGCGGCGGCAGTGGTCGACGAGGAGCCCGTCGGCGAACTCCTCGACGAGCACGCGCTCGGCCCGCGGGTCACCGGTCTCCTCCAGCGCGGCCCGCACGAGCTCCACCCGCTCCGGACCGCTGAACAGGCCACGCTTGGAGGGGTTCACCGCGACACCGGCGTAGACGGTGTCGAACATCCCCGCCGCTCGCAGCAGGACGTCCACGTGCCCCAGGGTCACGGGGTCGAAACTGCCCGGGCACACGCAACGGCTCACGGGACCCGACGCTAACAGCGCGCCGTCCACACGCTGGTCTCCCCGTACTTGCGCTGCCGCACGTCGCTGAAGTCCCCCGGCCAGACCGGCTCGGCGGTGCGCGAGGACCGCTCCACCACGACCGTCGCCGCCGGTGCCAGCAGGGGCACGAGAGTGCCCAGCACGGTGGCCACCTCGCTCGACTCGACGGCGTAGGGGGGATCGAGGAACACCAGGTCCCAGCCGCCCTCGAGCGCGGCGCCGGGCGAGGCGAGGAACCTCTCCACCCGCTCGGCCACCACGGTGACCCCGGGCAGCCCGACCGCCGCGACGTTGGCCCGCGCGGTCTGGGCGGCCGCCCGCGCGGCCTCGACGAGGACGACCCGCGTCGCACCGCGACTGGCCGCCTCCAGCCCGAGCGCGCCGGAACCGGCGTAGAGGTCGAGCACCCGGGCCCCCTCGAGGACGTCGGCGGCGTCGAGGGCCGAGAACACCGCCTCGCGGACCCGGTCGCTGGTCGGGCGGGTCGTCTCCCCCGGCGGGACCTTCAGCCGTCGTCCGCCGGCGGTCCCGGCGATGAGCCGGGTCACGAGGACCCGCTCACGAGATCTTCCGAGCACGGTGCGCGGCGTAGGCCCAGCCGATGCCGAACGCGGCCAGCGTCGCCGCGAGCTGGCCCAGCAGTAGCCAGTCGAAGGCGGCGCGCGAGAGCACGGCCAGCAGCACCGGCACGCTGACCAGGACCGCGAGGTCGGGACCGGTCGTCGTCGCGGCGGCCGCCCCGGGCGGCAACCCGCCCATCGCGGTGGAGATCACCGGGCCGGACAGGTCCGGGTCCGGCCGGACGGCGCCCCGCAGCCCCGCGGCGGCGAACCCCGGCCCGGCGAGGGCCCCCAGCAGCGCCCAGGACCACCACGCCGTGCCCTGCGTCTCCCCGTGCAGCAGACCGGAGGTGGTGACGGCCAGCGGCACGGCGACCGCCCCCCACACCGCCATCAGCGCGGCGACGGGGATCCACCGGGCGAGGGCGATGTTCGTCGCCGAGATCGGCAGCGTGCGCGCGGCCGCCGGGGCCAGCGCGAGCCCGCGGGCCGGTTCGGACAGCGTCGTCGCCGCGGCGTACCCCGCGATCCAGATGAGCAGCGCCGCGACCGCGCGGTGCGCGGAGGTCCCCGCGGCCAGCACGAACGGCACGAGCGCGAGCACGCCGGCGGTCACCAACCGGCGGGGCTGGCGACGCAGCAGGACGAGGTCGGCGGCGATGACGGCCCGGACCGGACCGGTGACGCGCTCGAACCGGGCCCGGCGGCGCACCCGGCCACCGGAGTCCGCCGAGAGGGCGCGACCCATCTCGCGGATGTCGAACTGCAGGACCGAGGACGTCAGGCGTTCCAGCCGGGACGCACCGCGCCGCAGCGACGGCGAGGGGATCTCGCCCACCGACGACCACGCCGGGCGACCGACCAGGACGAGGGCGACCAGCGCACCCACCCCGACGACGACCGCCGGGACGACGACCGTCCGCGGGTGCACCGCGTCCACCGAGATCCCCACCACGGCCGAGGCCGCCAGGGCCAGGACCAGTCCGACGCCGATCCCGTCGAGGACCCGCCCCACCCGCAGCAGCGCCTCGACCCCGGCGCCGACGGCCGGTCGCACGACGAGGGCGTAGCCCGCCGCGGCGACGCCCGCCCCGACGGCGAACCCGCCGAGGAGCCCACCGGTGACGGTGCTGCCGCTGAGGTCGCCCGCCACCCCGAAGGCCACCGAGGAGCTCCACGCCGTGAACAGCCCGCCCGCGAGCGCCGTGCCCAGGGCCCGGTTGCGCACGACGGGTCGCAGCAGGTCGGCGCGCGGCACGGGCAGCGGGGTCCACCAGGTGGTGGGGGCGGTGGCGAGGCTGACGGGCCCGAGGCGGCACCAGGCGGCGAGGCCGAAGGCGATGACGCTGCAGGACAGGCCGACCGAGAGCAGGACGGCGGAGGTCTGGGGCAGCCAACCCGGCCCGTCGCCGCTGGTGGCCAGGCCGCTGCGGAGGGCGTTGCGCAGTCCTCCGCTGCCCCCGAGCAGCAGCAGGAACGCGATGCCGACCTGCAGGACGACGGTGTAGGTGTCGGTGAAGGTGGCCCGCAGACCGCGGGCGGCCTTGGAGGGGGCGGCCTCGTCGAGGAGTTCGCGGCGGGTCGGGTAGGGCTGGTCGGCGAACGGCCCGACGAGCTCCGGCCAGGGTTCGACCTCGGGTTCGACGTCCGTCATCGCACGGGTTCGCTGACGATCCGCGCGGCCTCGTCGGCGTCCACGACGCGGCACGCGTCGTCGTCGATGACGACGGCGCGGGTCGCGAGCGCCCGGAGCAGGACGACGTCGTGGGTGGCGAGGACGAGGGCGGTCCCGGCGTCGCGTTCGGCGACGAGCCGTTCCGCGAGCGCCTCGCGCCCGGTGGGGTCGAGGCGCTGCTCGGGTTCGTCGAGCAGCAGGACGGAGCGGGGGCGGACGAGGGCGGCGGCGAGGAGGAGTCGTCGCTTCTGCCCGCTGGAGAGCGACCCGGGGAGCTGGTCGGCGGCGCCGGTGAGGCGTTGCGCCTCGAGTTCGGCGTCGACGACGGCGACGACGTCGCGGACCCCGTGCCCGCGGGCGACGAGCTCGAGGTGCTCGGCCACGGAGAGTTCCGCGAACCAGGCGTCCTCGTCGAAGACGGAGGCGACCTCGCGGCGGAACTGCGCGGAGCGTTCGTCGACGGCCTGCCCCCGCAGGGTCACCTTGCCGCTCAACGGCTTCAGCAGACCGGCGACGGCGCGCAGGACGGTGGACTTGCCGGCGCCGTTGGCCCCGACGAGGCAGAGCGCCTCGCCCGCGGCGACGTCGACGGTGACGGGGGCGCACACGGGTTCGCCGTAGCCGACCCGCAGTCCCTCCAGGGCCAGGACGACCTGGCGGGCGGGACGGGGCTTCTTCTTGCTCACACGCGCTCCAGGAAGGCTTCGGTGTCACCGCTGACCCGGGCCGCGACGGCCGCGGCGAGGGGGCGGGCTCGGGACAGGTCGGGGTCGGCGGCCACGAGGGTCACCGCGGCGGCGCGGGCGTGCGCGATGAGGTCGGCGTCGCGCAGGACCCCGAGCAGCTGCAGGGAGCTGCGCTCCCCGGACTGCGCGGCGCCCAGGACGTCGCCCTCGCGGCGCTGCTCGAGGTCGAGGCGGGCCAGTTCGAACCCGTCGCGGGTGCGGGCGAGGGCGGCGAGGCGTTGTCCGGCCGGGGACGCCTCGGAGGCGCCGGAGAGCAGCAGGCAGGTGCCGGGCAACCCGCCGCGGCCGATGCGCCCGCGCAGCTGGTGCAGCTGGGAGATGCCGAAGCGGTCCGCGTCGACGACGACCATGACGCTGGCGTTGGGCACGTCGACCCCGACCTCGACGACGGTCGTGGCGACGACGACGTCGAGGTCGCCGCCGGAGAACCGGCTCATGACG
This region includes:
- a CDS encoding DUF6297 family protein, with translation MTDVEPEVEPWPELVGPFADQPYPTRRELLDEAAPSKAARGLRATFTDTYTVVLQVGIAFLLLLGGSGGLRNALRSGLATSGDGPGWLPQTSAVLLSVGLSCSVIAFGLAAWCRLGPVSLATAPTTWWTPLPVPRADLLRPVVRNRALGTALAGGLFTAWSSSVAFGVAGDLSGSTVTGGLLGGFAVGAGVAAAGYALVVRPAVGAGVEALLRVGRVLDGIGVGLVLALAASAVVGISVDAVHPRTVVVPAVVVGVGALVALVLVGRPAWSSVGEIPSPSLRRGASRLERLTSSVLQFDIREMGRALSADSGGRVRRRARFERVTGPVRAVIAADLVLLRRQPRRLVTAGVLALVPFVLAAGTSAHRAVAALLIWIAGYAAATTLSEPARGLALAPAAARTLPISATNIALARWIPVAALMAVWGAVAVPLAVTTSGLLHGETQGTAWWSWALLGALAGPGFAAAGLRGAVRPDPDLSGPVISTAMGGLPPGAAAATTTGPDLAVLVSVPVLLAVLSRAAFDWLLLGQLAATLAAFGIGWAYAAHRARKIS
- a CDS encoding ABC transporter ATP-binding protein — translated: MSKKKPRPARQVVLALEGLRVGYGEPVCAPVTVDVAAGEALCLVGANGAGKSTVLRAVAGLLKPLSGKVTLRGQAVDERSAQFRREVASVFDEDAWFAELSVAEHLELVARGHGVRDVVAVVDAELEAQRLTGAADQLPGSLSSGQKRRLLLAAALVRPRSVLLLDEPEQRLDPTGREALAERLVAERDAGTALVLATHDVVLLRALATRAVVIDDDACRVVDADEAARIVSEPVR